The segment GCGTTGTTCGATCCCTGGAACACATCGATCTGACTTTTCTGCGCTCTCTGATTACGGCCGTGCACTGAGCGTGTATTCGGAATACGTGCCGGTAAGTGATTCTCATCACTTCAAAGGCCGTCGACAGGCGGTCCATTGAGTGCTCCGGGGCTTTGAATCGTATTAGGGGAGGTGTCGTTGTGTCCGTGTTGCTGCCCTAAGCAACCGGAACGTTCCGGTGTCCGGATATCGGAATGACCCGCCCTGTTACATCCCCGTGATTCCGCCTCAATGTCCCCGTGTTCTATTGCGGCCTGACGTTCGAAGTACTGTCCTCGCACGTCAATGCCGCAGCCGTCGCAGTCCTTGCACAAGTTCGTCCCATCCTTGGTGCCGCACTTACCCAACCTCGGTATCGTCGCCCGAGCGTGCGAGCCCCCAACACTGTCGACGGCCGGCGCCAATGACGTACAGGTACGACACGGCACGGCCGACGGCCGGAACAGGGAGAACAACGAGGATGAAGAGCAAGCTGCTGGTGCTGCCGGCCCTACTGGGTCTGAGTGCGCCTGTACTGGCTGGTTGCGGGGGCTCGGGCGGCAGTGGTTCCGACAGTTCCGCGATCGTTGTCGGCAGCACGGATTCCATCGTTGTGTCGAAGGACAACCCGTCCCCGCTCGACCCGGCCACCTCGTACGACGCGGCCACCTGGAACATCCTGTCGAACACGTTCCAGATGCTGCTCCGGCTCCCGCGCAGCGGCACCACGCCGCAGCCCGACGCCGCCGAGAGCTGCGCCTTCTCCGACACGAAGTCGGAGACCTACCGGTGCAAGCTCCGTGCGGGGCTGAAGTTCAGCAACGGCGACGCCCTGACCTCGGAGGACGTGAAGTTCTCCTTCGACCGGATGCTCAAGATCAAGAGCGATCTGGGTCCGGTCAGCCTGCTCTCCGGCCTCAAGAAGGTCGAGACCCAGGGCGACCAGGAGGTCATCTTCGACCTCAAGGCCTCCGACGCCACGTTCCCGTACAAGCTGGCCACGCCCGCCGGCGCCATCGTGGACAGTCAGGTGTACCAGGCGGACAAGCCGTACGAGGGCCTCAAGCTCGTCGGCTCCGGCCCGTACAAGCTGGACTCCTTCACCCAGGGCGACAAGGCCGTTCTGTCGAAGAACGACAACTACCACGGCAATGTCGTGATGAAGAACAGCGGCATCGAGATCAAGTTCTTCGACGACTCGGCCAAGATGAAGAACGCCCTGGCCGACGGCAGCGTCGATGTCGTCGGCGGCTCCAGCGCCTTCAAGCCGGCCCAGATCACGGCCCTCCAGGCGGGCAAGGTCAAGGACGTAACCCTCACCGAGGCCTCCGGCACCGAGACCCGCTACCTGTTCTTCAACACGAAGGACGCCTCGGTGGCGCCGAAGGCGGTCCGCGTCGCCATCGCCCAGCTCATCAACCGGTCCACGCTCACCCGCGACACCTTCCAGCGCACCGTGGACCCGCTCTACTCGATCGTTCCGCAGGGCATCGCCGGCCACAAGAACTCGTTCTACAACCTGTACGGCGACCCGAGCCAGGCCCACGCGGCCAAGACCCTGTCGGATGCCGGCATCAGCACCCCGGTGAAGATCACCTACACCTACCGCACCACGGCCGGCTCCTCGGCGGGCGAGGAAGCGGTCTGGCTGCAGAAGTCGCTCAACGCCAGCGGGCTGTTCGACGTCAGCCTCAAGAAGGTGGCGTACGACTCCTTCGTAGGAAACGCGATCGGCGGCAAGTTCGCCTTCTACGGCTTGGGTTGGGCCCCGGACTTCCCGGATGCGGACAACTACATCGCTCCGTTCATCAGTGAGAACTTCCTGGACCTCCCCTACAAGAGCAACGAGATCAACAACACGCTGCTCCCGCGTACCCGGGCGGACGCGGACCGTAGCAACACGGTCACGGACTTCGGGAGCATGCAGGACATCGTTGCCAGGGACATCCCGCTGATCCCGGTATGGCAGTCCAAGGGATATGTCGCCGCCCGGGACGGAATCACCGGTGTCGAGTGGCTCATCAACTCGTCATCGACCACCCAGTACTGGGAACTGGGTCACGGCGTGACAGGATGACCCCTCGGCCGCGCGGATCCCGGGACGTTTCGCGCCCCGGATCCGCGCGGCCTTTGTAGTGAAGGTCGAAATACCTGTGAGGAATGCTCGTGAGGAATCGAGTCCAACGGCTGGCACTTCCGCTCTCTGCGACGATGACGGCGGTGGTGGTCGCCGGCTGCGGCACCGGTACCTCCAGCGGTGACTCCGGCGGCGAGGCCGTCACCATGGGCATCACGGACAAGATCACCTCCGTGGACCCGGCGGCCGGCTACGACGTGGGCTCCTGGATCGTCTTCAACAACGTCTTCCAGTCGCTGCTCGCCTTCCCCGACGGTTCGACCAAGCCGCAGCCCGACGCCGCCGAGAGCTGCCAGTTCGACGACGACGAGAGCCGGACCTTCTCCTGCATCCTGCGGTCCGGGCTGAAGTTCAGCAACGGCGACAGCCTGACCTCCGAGGACGTCAAGTACTCCTTCGAGCGCACCATCAAGATCAATGACGAGAACGGCCCGGCAGGCGCCCTGCTCGGTTCCGTCAAGTCGATCGACACCCCCTCGGCCGACAAGGTCGTCTTCCACCTGAAGTACTCCGACGCGACCTTCCCCATGAAGGTGGCCTCGGCCGCCGGCTCCATCGTGGACCACAACGAGTACAAAATGGACGCCCTGCGCACCGACGGCAAGGCCGTCGGCTCCGGCCCGTACACGCTGGACTCGTACGACAAGGACAAGAAGGCCGTCTTCAAGGTCAACGACGGCTACAGCGGCGACGCCAAGGCCAAGAACTCCGGCGTGACCATGAGCTTCTACGACGACGAGGACACCCTCAAGACGGCCGTCACCGACGGCACCGTCGACTTCGCCTACCGAGGCCTGGCCACAGCCGACATAGCCAAGATCCAGGCCGCCTACGCCAGCGGGCAGGGCACCCTGCAGGTCATCGAGGGCAGCGGAGCCGAGATCCAGCACCTCGTCTTCAACCTCGACGACGACGTGGTCGGCCAGAAGGCCGTACGGCAGGCCATCGCCTACATCATCGACCGCCAGACGATGATCCGCGATGTCTACAAGCGCACCGTCGAGCCCCTCTACTCGATCGTCCCGGCGGGCCTCACCGGCCACACCACCTCCTTCTTCGACCGCTACGGCGAGGGCGGCGACACCGCGAAGGCGCAGTCCCTGCTCACCGACGCCGGCATCACCGACAAGGTCGCCTTCACCCTGTGGGCCACCCCGGTCCGCTACGGCACCGGCACGGTGGCGGAACTGCGGACCATCGCCAAGCAGCTCAACGCCACCGGACTGTTCGACGTCACCGTCAAGAGCGTCGACGCCGACACGTACGCCAAGAACATCGAGGCCGGCAAGTACGCCGCGTACGTCAAGGGCTGGGTCCCCGACTACCCGGACCCCGACAACTTCACCGCCCCGTTCTTCGGCGAGGGCAATGTGCTCTTCAACAACTACACCAACACGACGATCACCGGCACCCTGATCCCCGGCACGGCCGCCCAGTCCGACCGCACCGCCGCCGCCGCGGACTTCAAGAAGATCCAGACCACCGTCGCCGAGGACGTACCGGTCATCCCGCTCTGGCAGGGCAAGCAGTACGTCGTCGCCCGCAGCGGCATCACCGGCCTGGAGTGGAGCCTGGACCCGGCGGCCGTCTTCCGCTTCTGGGAGATCGAGAAGACCGCCTCCTGAGGCTGTCCCGGGGGCGGGGGCCCCGGGACCGGGACCGGGCTGCTGACGGGCTACTGGGCGCCGGGGCGCACCAGCCCGCTCTCGTACGCGTAGACCGCCGCCTGCACCCGGTCGCGCAGCGCCAGCTTGGTCAGCACATGCCCGACATGGGTCTTCACCGTCGTCTCGCTGACGAACAGCTCGGCCGCGATCTCCGCGTTCGACAGGCCACGGGCCACCAGCTTCAGCACCTCGACCTCGCGCTCGGTCAGCGTGTGCAGCGGCTGCGGCACCGCGTCCTCGCCGGACGGCAGCCGGCCCGCGTACTTGTCCAGCAGCCGCCGGGTGATGCTCGGCGCGAGCATCGCCTCGCCGCCGGCGACCACCCGGATCGCCTGTATCAGCTCGGTCGCGGGCGCGTCCTTGAGCAGGAAGCCGCTGGCCCCGGCGCGCAGCGCCTCCACCACGTACTCGTCCAGGTCGAAGGTGGTCAGCACCAGCACCTTGGCCGGGCCGTCCCGGCCCGGGCCGGTGATCTGCCGGGTCGCCTCCACCCCGTCCATCCGGGGCATCCGGATGTCCATCAGCACCACATCGGGCTGCAGCGCCCGCACCTGGTCCAGGGCCTGCTGGCCGTCCCCGGCCTCCCCGACCACCGCCAGGTCCGGCTCGGCCTCCAGAATCATCCGGAAGCCGGTGCGCAGCAGCGGCTGATCGTCCACCAGCAGGACGCGAATCGCCACGGGATCTCCTTACGCGGTCACTGAGGCGGTGACTGAGGAATCCTCATTCTTCCCCACCACGGGGAGCGGATAGGGCGGGGGAGTGCCCCCGAAGGACGGGCACACCGCCTGGTGGTCGCACCAGCCGCACAGCGGCCCCTTGCGCGGCTGCCAGTCACCCGTCTCGGTCGCCAGCCGGATCGCGTCCCACAGCGCCTCCAGCTTGCGCGCCACGCTCCGCAGGTCCGCCTCCGTCGGGTCGTACGTCAGCACGTCCCCGCTGCCCAGATAGACCAGCTGGAGCCGGCGCGGCACCACCGCGCGCAGCCGCCACAGCACCAGGGCGTAGAACTTCATCTGGAACAGCGCCTCGTCCGCGTACTCCGGACGCGGGGCCTTGCCGGTCTTGTAGTCCACCACCCGCAGATCGCCGCTGGCGGGGGCGACATCCAGCCGGTCGACGTAACCGCGCAGCGTCAGCCCCGACTCCAGCTCGGTCTCCACGTACAGCTCGCGCTCGGCCGGCTCCAGCCGCGTCGGGTCCTCCAGCGAGAACCACCGCTCCACCAGTGCGGCGGCGCTCTCCAGCCAGGGGGCCAGCTCCGAGCCCTCGTCCGCGAACAGCTCCGCCAGCTCCGGCCGCTCCGCCCGCAGCTTGTCCCACTGCCCCGGCACCATGGCGCGGGCCCGGTCCGGCGTCCGCTCCGCCGCGGGCGAGTCGAACAGCCGCTCCAGCACTGCGTGCACCACCGTGCCCCGGGTGGCCGCGGGGCTCGGCTTCTCCGGCAGCCGGTCGATCACCCGCAGCCGGTACAGCAGCGGACACCGCATGAAGTCCGCCGCGCGCGAGGGCGACAGCGACGACGGGGGCCGCGGCGGGCGGGCGTCAGTTGTGGAACTCATGGCAGGACCTTACGGCGTACCACTGACAGCCGGTGTCCGCTCCGCGCGAGCGGGCAATACCATCAAGGCAGATCCGGTATCAACGAGGGGAACAAGTGAGCGAGAACGGGCAATCGCCGTCGGACGGCGCGCAGCACCCCGGGTCCGGCGACGGGCCTGCCAAGCGCCCGCCCGGCGGAGGATTCCTGATGGGCCGCATCTTCGGCGTGCCCGTCTACGTCGCTCCGAGCTGGTTCCTCGTCGCCGCCCTCATCACCTGGGTCTTCGGCGGCCAGCTCGACCGCGTCCTCCCCGAGCTGGGCAACCTCCGCTACCTCGTCTCGCTGTTCTTCGCGGTCGCCTTCTACGCCTCCGTACTCGTCCACGAACTCGCCCACACCGTGGCGGCGCTCCGCTTCGACCTCCCCGTACGGCGCATCCAGCTCCAGTTCTTCGGCGGCGTCTCCGAGATCGAGAAGGAATCCGAGACCCCCGGCCGCGAATTCGTCCTCGCCTTCGTCGGCCCGCTGCTCTCGCTGGTCCTGTCCGGCGTCTTCTGGCTGGGCATGCAGGCCGTGGACCCCGGCACCGTCCCCGGCGTGCTGCTCGCCGGGCTCATGATCAGCAACCTGATCGTCGCCGCGTTCAACCTGCTGCCCGGCCTGCCGCTCGACGGCGGCCGGATGCTGCGCGCCGTCGTCTGGAAGATCACCGGCAAGCCCATGACCGGCACCGTCGCCGCCGCCTGGACCGGCCGCGCGCTGGCCATCGCCGTCCTCATCGGCCTGCCCCTGCTCTCCTACGCGGGCGGCGTCTCCGACGGCAGCGACGGCTCCACCGGCTTCGACTCCCTCACCGACGCCCTGCTGGCGGCCATCCTCGCCGCCATCATCTGGACCGGCGCCGGCAACAGCCTGCGCATGGCCCGGCTGCGCGAGCACCTCCCCGAACTCCAGGCCCGCACCCTCACCCGCCGCGCCGTCCCCGTCGCCTCCGACACCCCCCTGTCCGAGGCCCTGCGCCGCGCCAACGAGGCCGGCGCCCGCGCCCTCGTCGTCGTCGACGGCGCCGGCGACCCCACCGCCGTCGTCCGTGAAGCCGCCATCGTCGGCGTCCCCGAACACCGCCGCCCCTGGGTCGCCGTCTCCGGCCTCGCCCAGGACATCAAGCCCGGAATGAAGGTTTCGGCGGAACTCGCCGGAGAAGACCTCCTCGACACCCTGCGCGCCACCCCGGCCACCGAATACCTGGTCGTCGAGCCCACCGGTGAGATCTACGGCGTACTGTCCACCGCCGACGTGGAGCGCGCCTTCCTGGCCGCCATGGCCAGGCAGCCTTCTTAGCGGCGAGTTCGCCTCCGCTGCGCTCAGCCACTGTCGACGGTCGATCGTGCTCGACTCGCTCGTACCTCGCGAGCCTCCGCGCGTTCTCCCTTTCGACAGCGGCCGCTCCGCTTCGGCTCACTCGCCGAGGTCGGCCGGAGATCGGGGGCGCGACCGGCCATCCACGGTCCGCACCGTGGGGAATCCGGGCTCCGGGTAGCCGGTAGGGTTAGCGTCATGTCCGAACCGACCGGTGCCGCCCGTCGTCGCGGCCCCTTCCAGGTCGGGGACCAGGTCCAGCTCACCGACCCCAAGGGACGCCACTACACCTTCACGCTCGAAGCCGGGAAGCAGTTCCACACCCACAAGGGTGCCTTCTCGCACGACGAGCTGATCGGTGCTCCCGAGGGCAGTGTTGTCCGCACCACGGGAAACGTCGCCTACCTCGCGCTGCGCCCCCTGCTCCCCGACTACGTCCTGTCCATGCCCCGCGGCGCCGCCGTGGTCTACCCCAAGGACGCGGGGCAGATCCTGGCCATGGCCGACATCTTCCCCGGCGCCCGCGTCGTCGAGGCAGGCGTCGGCTCCGGCTCCCTCAGCAGCTTCCTGCTGCGCGCCATCGGCGACCAGGGCATGCTGCACTCCTACGAGCGCCGCGCCGACTTCGCCGAGATCGCCACCGGCAACGTCGAACGCTACTTCGGCGGCCCCCACCCCGCCTGGCAGCTCACCGTCGGCGACCTCCAGGACAACCTGTCCGACACCGACGTCGACCGCGTCATCCTGGACATGCTCGCCCCCTGGGAGTGCCTGGACGCCGTCTCCAAGGCCCTCGTCCCCGGCGGCATCGTCTGCGCCTACGTGGCCACCACCACCCAGCTCGCCCGCACCGTCGAGGCGATCCGCGAACACGGCACCTTCAACGAGCCGTCCGCCTGGGAGACCATGGTCCGCACCTGGCACGTCGAGGGCCTCGCCGTACGCCCCGACCACCGCATGATCGGCCACACCGGCTTCCTGCTCACCGCCCGCCGCCTCGCCGACGGCGTCGAGCCCCCGCTGCGCCGCCGCCGACCCGCGCCCGGCGCCTACGGCGAGGACTACACCGGCCCCGGCAGCGCCAGCCGCGGCGGCAAGCCCGCCACGCCCGCCGCTGCGCCTGAGGCCGAGGCCGAGTAGCCACCGCAGCAACCCGAACACCGTCGCCGCCGGAATCCCGCCAGGGACCGGCGGCGACACTGTTGCGGGCACCGGGACCCGGTCGTACCGCCTTCGTGTGACGTATGGCACCATGCTGGCCACACCAGCAACACGAACTCCAGAAGTCCACGAACTCCACAGGAGAAAAGGCGAGTGCAGCCCTCCGCAGGCCCGGCCCCGGCCCTCCCGCACAACCGAGCCCGCTCGGTGCACTGGATCACCACGGCAGCCGTCGTAGCCGCCGTCATAGGAGCCGGAAACCTCGTGCAGCCCGCCGACGCCGCCTCCGCCTCGGCCCGGCACGTCTCCGGAGCCCCCGACGCCACGAAGGCCCACTACCCGCTGGACTGCGCCGGAGCGCCCGTGGACGTCGTCAGCCACGCCGCCGGCGACCTGGACCACGACGGCCGCCCCGAGACCGTCGCCGTGGTCCGCTGCCACTCCGAGACCGGCACCCCGCCCAGCGGCGTCTACGTGCTCTCCCAGGGCGCCGCGGGCAGCGCGACGCCCCGCATCGTCGAGACCCTGGTGAACCCCAAGGACCAGCGCAGCATCAAGGACCTCCGGATCACCGCCGACGGCACGGTCACCGCCACCGTCCTCGGCTACTCCAGCGAGGACGTACCCCGATGCTGCCCAGATCAGCAGCGGGTCTACACCTGGCAGTGGCGCTCGGGCACGTACTACGCGATCCCCGGCCCGCTCGCCTCAGCCGCCGTGTGAGGAGCCGTGTGACACGTCACACGGCATCCGGCCCATACACCTCTACACTGTCCGAAACCCGACGCACATGGATGCAGTCGCCAGGGCATTCCTTGGCGGAATCCACCACATCGGTCAGCAGCGGCAGCGGCACCGGCGCGGTGGCTCCGGGTGCCTGACGGAGCTCGTCGTCGTCGCCCTTGACGTAGGCGAGCCCGTCGATGTCCAGCTCGAAGACCTCGGGCGCGTACTGCACACAGATCCCGTCGCCGGTGCACAGGTCCTGGTCGATCCAGACTTCCAGAGCCTCGCCGACTGCCTCGCTCACGGGAACATCGCCTGCCGTTCATAGTCCGGTCGCAACCGGGATGGAACCGCCCCTGACGGGCGTTGACCGAATCGACGATACCCGTGCCCGCTTTCCGATGTTGCTGGGTGGGTATTCACCTCGCGAGAGGACGTGCGCAAGGGTGAAGATCGGACACACCCCGACCGTCTTTAGTGATCTAGGGGTTTACACCCCTACCGGCACAGGTAGGGTCTGGAAACGTCCAGCTCCCCTTGGAGGAGGTGAGGACCGTGGCGGCCCACGACGACGACATCAACCGTGGCGGCCGATCTGCCCGTGGTCAGGATGACCAAACGGGCCAGGTCGCCTTTCTTGAGCAGGAGATCGCCGTCCTGCGACGTAAGCTCGCCGACTCTCCGCGTCACACGAGGATTCTCGAGGAGCGGATCGTCGAGCTGCAGACCAGTCTGGCAGGCGTGTCCGCTCAGAACGAGCGGCTGGCGAACACGCTCCGCGAGGCCCGCGACCAGATCGTGGCCCTCAAGGAGGAGGTCGACAGGCTCGCACAACCGCCTGCCGGCTTCGGCGTGTACCTGCAGGCGAACGAGGACGGAACAGTCGACATCTTCACCGGCGGCCGCAAGCTGCGGGTGAACGTCAGCCCGTCCGTAGAGCTGGAAGATCTCCGGCGCGGCCAGGAAGTCATGCTCAACGAGGCACTCAACGTGGTGGAAGCCATGGCCTTCGAGAGCATCGGCGACATCGTCACCCTCAAGGAAGTCCTTGAGGACGGCGAACGAGCCCTGGTCATCGGACACACCGACGAGGAAAGAGTGGTCCGGCTCGCCGAACCACTGCTCGACGGCGCCCTGCGCGTCGGCGACGCCCTCCTCCTGGAACCGCGCTCCGGATACGTCTACGAGCGCGTCCCCAAGAGCGAGGTCGAAGACCTCGTCCTCGAAGAGGTCCCCGACATCGACTACCGCCAGATCGGCGGCCTCGGCAACCAGATCGAGCAGATCCGCGACGCGGTGGAACTGCCCTACCTGCACGCCGAGCTGTTCAAGGAGTACGACCTGCGCCCGCCCAAGGGCGTCCTGCTCTACGGCCCTCCGGGCTGCGGAAAGACCCTCATCGCCAAGGCAGTCGCCAACTCCCTTGCCAAGAAGGTCGCCGAGGTCACCGGGCAGCCCCAGGGCAAGAGCTACTTCCTGAACATCAAGGGCCCCGAGCTGCTCAACAAGTACGTCGGCGAGACCGAGCGGCAGATCCGCCTGGTCTTCCAGCGTGCGAGGGAGAAGGCCAGCGAGGGCACCCCCGTCATCGTCTTCTTCGACGAGATGGAATCCCTCTTCCGGACCCGAGGCTCCGGTGTCAGCTCGGACGTGGAGAACACCATCGTCCCGCAGCTGCTCGCCGAGATCGACGGTGTGGAAGGCCTGGAGAACGTCATCGTCATCGGCGCCTCCAACCGCGAGGACATGATCGACCCCGCGATCCTGCGGCCCGGCCGCCTGGACGTGAAGATCAAGATCGAGCGGCCGGACGCCGAGGCGGCCAAGGACATCTTCTCCAAGTACCTCGTCCCGACCCTCCCGCTGCACAGCGAGGACATGTCGGAACACGGTGGATCGAGCGCCGGCACCGTCGACGCCATGATCCAGGCCGTGGTCGAGCGGATGTACACCGAGACCGAGGAGAACCGCTTCCTGGAGGTCACCTACGCCAACGGTGACAAGGAAGTCCTCTACTTCAAGGACTTCAACTCCGGCGCCATGATCCAGAACATCGTGGACCGGGCCAAGAAGATGGCGATCAAGGACTGGCTCGACCACAAGCAGCGCGGACTCCGCGTCGCCCACCTGCTCGCCGCCTGCGTGGACGAGTTCAAGGAGAACGAGGACCTGCCCAACACCACCAACCCGGACGACTGGGCCCGCATCTCCGGCAAGAAGGGCGAACGGATCGTGTTCATCCGTACGCTCGTCACCGGCAAGCAGGGCGCCGACACCGGCCGGTCCATCGACACCGTCGCCAACACCGGCCAGTACCTGTAGAGCGACCACCCTCCGGCTGCGGGTGCCCACGCAGGGGCACCCGCAGCCGGAGCGTTTAACCCCCCGAAGCCCCCCGATCACACCCCGAAACCACCCGGAAGACCCCGAAGAAAGCGCGTAATGATCTCCCCAGCGCCGCCATCGCGTTCTAGGCTCATCGGTATGGCACCACGAGCCGCTCTAGGGCCATATGCGAAGCGGTACTTGAGCGTCCGGCCCAGCACGGGCCGGAGCCGGGCAAGGAGGGCCGCATGACCGTACGGCGAGTAATGGGTATCGAGACGGAGTACGGGATCTCCGTCCCCGGTCACCCGAACGCCAATGCCATGCTCACCTCATCCCAGATCGTCAACGCCTACGCGGCGGCGATGCACCGGGCGCGCCGCGCCCGCTGGGACTTCGAGGAGGAGAACCCGCTGCGGGACGCCCGCGGCTTCGACCTCGCCCGCGAAACCGCGGACTCCAGCCAGCTCACGGACGAGGACATCGGCCTGGCCAACGTCATCCTGACCAACGGTGCCAGGCTGTACGTGGACCACGCCCACCCGGAGTACTCCTCGCCCGAGGTCACCAACCCGCTCGACGCCGTCCTCTGGGACAAGGCCGGCGAACGCATCATGGCAGAGGCCGCCGAGCGCGCGGCCCAGCTTCCCGGGGCCCAGCCCATCCACCTCTACAAGAACAACACCGACAACAAGGGCGCCTCCTACGGCACCCACGAGAACTACCTGATGAAGCGGGAGACCCCCTTCTCGGACATCGTCCGGCACCTCACGCCGTTCTTCGTGTCCCGGCAGGTCGTCACCGGCGCCGGACGGGTCGGAATCGGCCAGGACGGCCACGAGCACGGCTTCCAGATCAGCCAGCGAGCGGACTACTTCGAGGTCGAGGTCGGGCTCGAAACCACCTTGAAGCGCCCCATCATCAACACCCGGGACGAACCGCACGCCGACGCCGAGAAGTACCGCCGGCTGCATGTGATCATCGGTGACGCGAACCTCTCCGAGATCTCCACCTACCTCAAGCTCGGCACGACCGCCCTGGTCCTGTCCATGATCGAGGACAGCTTCATCAACGTCGACCTCGCCGTCGACCAGCCCGTCCGCACCCTGCACCAGGTCAGCCACGACCCGACCCTGGGCCGGCTGATCACTCTGCGCAGCGGCCGGACACTCACCGCCGTCCAGCTCCAGATGGAGTACTGCGAGCTGGCCCGCAAGTACGTCGAGGACCGCTTCGGCACCGACGCCGACGACCAGACCAAGGACGTCCTCGGCCGCTGGGAAGACGTACTCAACCGCCTCGAAACCGACCCCATGAGCCTGTCCGGCGAGCTCGACTGGATCGCCAAGCGCGAGCTCATGGAAGGCTACCGCCGCCGGGACGACCTCGGCTGGGACGCCGCCCGCCTCCACCTCGTCGACCTCCAGTACGCCGACGTACGCCCCGACAAGGGCCTCTACAACCGCCTCGTCGCCCGCGGCCGCATCCAGCGGCTCCTCGACGAGGACCACGTCCTCAGGGCGCGCATCAAACCCCCGGAGGACACCCGCGCCTACTTCCGCGGCCGCTGCCTCGAGCAGTACGCCGACGACGTCGCCGCCGCCTCCTGGGACTCCGTGATCTTCGACCTCCCCGGCCGGGACTCGCTGCAGCGCGTCCCCACCCTGGAACCGCTGCGCGGGACCCGCAACCACGTCAAGGAACTCCTCGACCGCTGCCGTACCGCAGAAGACCTGGTCCGGATCCTGTCCGGGGGCTGAGGCGCGGCTGAAATGGGCCAGAACCGGGAATCATCCAGGTAGGCCCCGTACGTTAGACCAGGCAAGAACTATTCGTGGGTCTATGTCAGACCCTCCTAGTAGGGTCTGAACTGATCTTGTAGGACATGACACCGGAGCGGGGTGAGGGACATGGCTACGAAGGACACCGGCGGCGGACAGCAGAAGGCCACGCGTTCGACGGAGGAGGTCGAGGAGACCGCGCAGGACGCGCAGGGCTCCGAGGACCTCAAGGAGCGGCAGGAGAAGCTGTCGGACGACGTGGACTCCGTACTTGACGAAATTGACGATGTACTCGAGGAGAACGCTGAGGATTTCGTGAGGTCCTTCGTGCAGAAAGGCGGGGAGTAGGGGCTCTGAGGCCACTTTCACCTTCGATTTGAAGGTGCCGGGGGATGGAAGTGGTTGGCGAGCCGAAGGCGAAGCGTTGCTCGCGCTGCAAGAGGGACTTGTCTCCCGCTGCCTTCGCCCGGGACAGGAATCGGCGGGACGGCCTTCAGCCGCAATGCCGGGAGTGCGTGGCGGAGTACGGTGCCGCGCACTACCGGCGCCGCCGTGAGGCCGCGGGGAAGACGGTGCGGGAGAAGGTCGCTGTGCCGCAAGGGCATAAACGGTGCCCTGATTGTGGTCAGATCAAGTCCCACTCGGAGTGGGAGCGCAATCCGACCAGCTCCGATGGCTGGTCCAGCTACTGCAAGGTGTGCCGTGCGGCGCGTAACCGCGAGAGCTACTTCAAGCGGAAGTACGGCATCAGCATGACCGAACGGGACGCCATGCTCGCCGAGCAATTCGGCATCTGCTGTATCTGTTTGGCAGCCTCCGCAGAACATGTGGATCACGACCACGAGACGGGTAGGGTCCGTGGCGTACTGTGCTTCAGCTGCAACGCCGCACTGGGGCAGTTCAAGGATCAGCCCGGCGTAATACGGCGGGCAGCCG is part of the Streptomyces sp. NBC_01262 genome and harbors:
- a CDS encoding tRNA (adenine-N1)-methyltransferase, with protein sequence MSEPTGAARRRGPFQVGDQVQLTDPKGRHYTFTLEAGKQFHTHKGAFSHDELIGAPEGSVVRTTGNVAYLALRPLLPDYVLSMPRGAAVVYPKDAGQILAMADIFPGARVVEAGVGSGSLSSFLLRAIGDQGMLHSYERRADFAEIATGNVERYFGGPHPAWQLTVGDLQDNLSDTDVDRVILDMLAPWECLDAVSKALVPGGIVCAYVATTTQLARTVEAIREHGTFNEPSAWETMVRTWHVEGLAVRPDHRMIGHTGFLLTARRLADGVEPPLRRRRPAPGAYGEDYTGPGSASRGGKPATPAAAPEAEAE
- a CDS encoding ferredoxin; the encoded protein is MSEAVGEALEVWIDQDLCTGDGICVQYAPEVFELDIDGLAYVKGDDDELRQAPGATAPVPLPLLTDVVDSAKECPGDCIHVRRVSDSVEVYGPDAV
- the arc gene encoding proteasome ATPase, translating into MAAHDDDINRGGRSARGQDDQTGQVAFLEQEIAVLRRKLADSPRHTRILEERIVELQTSLAGVSAQNERLANTLREARDQIVALKEEVDRLAQPPAGFGVYLQANEDGTVDIFTGGRKLRVNVSPSVELEDLRRGQEVMLNEALNVVEAMAFESIGDIVTLKEVLEDGERALVIGHTDEERVVRLAEPLLDGALRVGDALLLEPRSGYVYERVPKSEVEDLVLEEVPDIDYRQIGGLGNQIEQIRDAVELPYLHAELFKEYDLRPPKGVLLYGPPGCGKTLIAKAVANSLAKKVAEVTGQPQGKSYFLNIKGPELLNKYVGETERQIRLVFQRAREKASEGTPVIVFFDEMESLFRTRGSGVSSDVENTIVPQLLAEIDGVEGLENVIVIGASNREDMIDPAILRPGRLDVKIKIERPDAEAAKDIFSKYLVPTLPLHSEDMSEHGGSSAGTVDAMIQAVVERMYTETEENRFLEVTYANGDKEVLYFKDFNSGAMIQNIVDRAKKMAIKDWLDHKQRGLRVAHLLAACVDEFKENEDLPNTTNPDDWARISGKKGERIVFIRTLVTGKQGADTGRSIDTVANTGQYL
- the dop gene encoding depupylase/deamidase Dop, whose product is MTVRRVMGIETEYGISVPGHPNANAMLTSSQIVNAYAAAMHRARRARWDFEEENPLRDARGFDLARETADSSQLTDEDIGLANVILTNGARLYVDHAHPEYSSPEVTNPLDAVLWDKAGERIMAEAAERAAQLPGAQPIHLYKNNTDNKGASYGTHENYLMKRETPFSDIVRHLTPFFVSRQVVTGAGRVGIGQDGHEHGFQISQRADYFEVEVGLETTLKRPIINTRDEPHADAEKYRRLHVIIGDANLSEISTYLKLGTTALVLSMIEDSFINVDLAVDQPVRTLHQVSHDPTLGRLITLRSGRTLTAVQLQMEYCELARKYVEDRFGTDADDQTKDVLGRWEDVLNRLETDPMSLSGELDWIAKRELMEGYRRRDDLGWDAARLHLVDLQYADVRPDKGLYNRLVARGRIQRLLDEDHVLRARIKPPEDTRAYFRGRCLEQYADDVAAASWDSVIFDLPGRDSLQRVPTLEPLRGTRNHVKELLDRCRTAEDLVRILSGG
- a CDS encoding ubiquitin-like protein Pup → MATKDTGGGQQKATRSTEEVEETAQDAQGSEDLKERQEKLSDDVDSVLDEIDDVLEENAEDFVRSFVQKGGE
- a CDS encoding endonuclease VII domain-containing protein; translated protein: MVGEPKAKRCSRCKRDLSPAAFARDRNRRDGLQPQCRECVAEYGAAHYRRRREAAGKTVREKVAVPQGHKRCPDCGQIKSHSEWERNPTSSDGWSSYCKVCRAARNRESYFKRKYGISMTERDAMLAEQFGICCICLAASAEHVDHDHETGRVRGVLCFSCNAALGQFKDQPGVIRRAAAYVEGNVWKPTLVAPGVYQLPS